Proteins encoded together in one Acholeplasma hippikon window:
- the mgs gene encoding alpha-monoglucosyldiacylglycerol synthase, with protein sequence MNIGIFTDAYKPQISGVVTSIVTLKEGLEALGHTVYIITPSAPRQMFEDDHNVIRLRGLTVPFKDLKDYKVVPLVKRYLPMIKGLNLDVIHIHTEFTVGLLGMSAGKHLKVPMVYTLHTSYQDYTHYISKFMSEHMPDFAKYLARLINNHFTKYSDMTIVPTKKIYDKMIRLEHAGRFTIIPSGIDLKPFYKENHKTEDVESLKASLGIKPDEFVAIVVARIAKEKSLPDLVDAFSKFNKKYPKSKFIMIGDGPFKVNLDKHIEALAAGHSIKTLGFVKHEEVAKYYQIADVFLNASTTETQGLTYVEALAAGLPIIVRYDEVFDSFVENNVNGIFFNKTEELYEILCRVQEDLSILETLKKNAKDSVINYSKEQYALNAENLYKELIAENKIKLELKK encoded by the coding sequence ATGAATATAGGTATTTTTACAGATGCTTATAAACCTCAGATCTCAGGTGTTGTCACAAGTATTGTCACACTCAAGGAAGGATTAGAAGCATTAGGTCATACAGTTTATATCATTACGCCAAGTGCGCCACGTCAAATGTTTGAAGATGATCATAATGTGATTAGACTTCGTGGTTTAACTGTGCCTTTTAAAGATTTAAAAGACTATAAAGTCGTTCCGCTTGTTAAAAGATATTTACCGATGATTAAAGGATTAAATTTAGATGTAATTCACATTCATACAGAATTCACAGTAGGTTTATTAGGTATGAGTGCTGGTAAACACTTAAAAGTTCCAATGGTATATACTTTACATACAAGTTATCAAGACTATACACATTATATTTCTAAATTCATGTCAGAACATATGCCTGACTTTGCTAAATATTTAGCTAGATTAATTAACAATCACTTCACTAAGTATAGTGATATGACGATTGTTCCAACTAAAAAGATCTATGATAAAATGATTCGCTTAGAACATGCAGGACGTTTTACGATTATTCCTTCTGGAATTGACTTAAAGCCATTCTACAAAGAGAATCATAAAACAGAGGATGTAGAATCGTTAAAAGCTTCTTTAGGTATTAAACCGGATGAGTTTGTAGCGATCGTTGTGGCTAGAATTGCGAAAGAAAAATCACTTCCAGATTTAGTAGATGCATTCTCTAAGTTTAATAAAAAATATCCTAAGTCTAAATTTATTATGATTGGCGATGGTCCATTTAAAGTAAACTTAGATAAGCATATTGAAGCATTAGCTGCTGGACATTCCATCAAAACACTAGGTTTTGTTAAACATGAAGAAGTTGCTAAGTATTATCAAATTGCTGATGTATTTTTAAATGCATCAACAACAGAAACACAAGGCTTAACTTATGTTGAAGCATTAGCTGCAGGACTTCCGATTATTGTTCGTTATGATGAGGTCTTTGACTCATTTGTAGAAAATAACGTCAATGGTATTTTCTTTAATAAAACAGAAGAATTATATGAAATCCTATGTAGGGTTCAAGAAGATCTTTCAATTTTAGAAACATTAAAGAAAAATGCGAAAGATTCAGTTATCAATTACTCAAAAGAACAATACGCATTAAATGCAGAAAACTTATATAAAGAATTAATTGCTGAAAATAAAATCAAATTAGAATTGAAAAAATAA
- a CDS encoding DUF4127 family protein, with the protein MRKIAVLPLDERPCNYQFNQLLVKGTPYEVVAPELSILGDKKMKGDLDKINAWVKEVAKDVDGMVIAVDTLVYGGIVPSRLHHDSIETLIDRLNVLKEIKDTYPNIKIYAYNLIMRNPKYSSADEEPDYYEYMGREIHLYGVYQHKQQLGILSAEEEIHFNEIKQSINQENLYDYIVRRDKNIAVNLAFLKLVEEGIIEFGIVPQDDSSPYGLTATDQIRVRKAIKDLNIELTCYMYPGADEVTNVLLARMINNYENKQPLVYLHYASITGGMQIPLYEDRLLNETIKYQVLAAGGILVSSMQEAELVLLVNVPATGMVEAPRQNEPRLSYDADRNLIEYVEFANYALNKGKKVIIGDVAYGNGGDLNLLKLLRQKGLLMKISAYAGWNTSSNTLGTCIPQGMFDFLFPNRKENLDFLGLRYVEDFGYCSVVRSKVSKTLVEPNNYFLIDGKHGLVVEQIKNELNAFIEKELNGEYIFTITDIYSPWNRMFETGLLVKVNEKN; encoded by the coding sequence ATGAGAAAAATAGCAGTTTTACCATTAGATGAAAGACCTTGTAACTATCAATTTAATCAATTATTAGTTAAAGGTACACCTTATGAAGTCGTAGCACCTGAATTATCAATTCTAGGTGATAAGAAAATGAAAGGCGATTTAGACAAAATTAATGCTTGGGTAAAAGAAGTAGCTAAAGATGTTGACGGTATGGTTATTGCTGTTGATACATTAGTTTACGGTGGAATTGTTCCATCTCGTTTACACCATGATTCAATTGAAACATTAATTGATCGCTTAAATGTTTTAAAAGAAATTAAAGACACTTATCCAAATATTAAAATTTACGCATATAACTTAATCATGAGAAATCCTAAGTATTCATCAGCAGATGAAGAACCAGATTACTATGAGTATATGGGGAGAGAAATTCACTTATATGGCGTTTATCAACATAAACAGCAATTAGGGATTTTATCTGCTGAAGAAGAAATTCATTTCAATGAAATTAAACAATCAATTAATCAAGAAAATTTATACGATTATATTGTTAGACGTGATAAAAATATTGCAGTGAATTTAGCATTCTTAAAGTTAGTTGAAGAAGGAATTATTGAATTTGGTATTGTTCCACAAGATGATTCATCACCTTATGGGTTAACAGCAACTGACCAAATTAGAGTAAGAAAAGCAATTAAAGATTTAAATATTGAATTAACTTGCTACATGTACCCAGGTGCAGATGAAGTAACAAATGTTTTACTCGCAAGAATGATTAATAACTATGAAAATAAACAACCACTTGTTTATTTACACTATGCATCAATTACTGGTGGTATGCAAATTCCACTTTATGAAGATCGTTTATTAAATGAAACAATTAAATATCAAGTACTTGCAGCTGGCGGAATTTTAGTCTCAAGCATGCAAGAAGCTGAATTAGTGTTACTTGTAAACGTACCTGCAACCGGCATGGTTGAAGCACCAAGACAAAATGAACCAAGATTATCTTATGATGCAGACAGAAACTTAATTGAATATGTTGAGTTTGCTAATTACGCATTAAATAAAGGTAAGAAAGTTATTATTGGGGATGTTGCCTACGGTAATGGTGGAGATTTAAATCTCTTAAAATTATTAAGACAAAAAGGTCTATTAATGAAGATTTCTGCATATGCAGGATGGAATACATCATCAAATACTTTAGGTACATGTATTCCACAAGGTATGTTTGACTTCTTATTCCCAAATAGAAAAGAAAACCTAGATTTCTTAGGCTTACGCTATGTAGAAGACTTTGGTTACTGTTCTGTGGTAAGAAGTAAAGTTTCTAAGACATTAGTTGAACCAAATAATTACTTCTTAATCGATGGTAAACACGGATTAGTAGTAGAACAAATTAAAAATGAATTAAATGCATTCATTGAAAAAGAATTAAATGGTGAATATATCTTTACAATTACAGATATTTATTCTCCATGGAATCGTATGTTTGAGACAGGACTATTAGTGAAGGTAAATGAAAAAAACTGA
- a CDS encoding FAD-dependent oxidoreductase, which produces MNRNYDAVVIGGSLGGIMAAYALSKEGIKTLLVEQYHWIGGQLTSQGVPSDEHNYIEFTGATKTYRKFREDIRSYYRNHPDIIDELKTKEIFNPGNGWVSKNSSDPRVSLKFLEELLNPFIESGILTLMTDTKLIGAEASEDTVYNVLLKNDTEEFIVEAKYFLDATDTGELLPLTNTAYVTGAESFDETNEPHAAKEKDPYDMQPITWTAAVGYDENNTIVMEKPALYDYFKSYIMPFNESILSWYAAGLDQGSKREFSMFAEGPYENTPDMFKYRQVIEKNHFKRGVNASVMLINWPQNDYILGNIFDDENALYHQYKAKQLTLSLVYWLYSEARRDDGKGFGYKEIFLVPEVLGTKDGLAMAPYIRESRRIKALYTIKEQDINKRYAKKAPDFRDSVGIGHYHIDLHMTTKTKTYFFDETYPFQIPLGALIPLKTKNLIASCKNIGTTHVTNGCYRLHPVEWNIGESAGYLVAYCLKNNVTPKEVYENDTLLKDYQNLLEASGILLKWPESVLGEFEE; this is translated from the coding sequence ATGAATAGAAATTATGATGCAGTAGTAATTGGTGGTTCTTTAGGTGGAATTATGGCTGCATATGCTCTAAGTAAAGAAGGAATTAAGACTTTACTCGTTGAGCAATACCATTGGATTGGTGGTCAATTGACAAGTCAAGGTGTTCCAAGTGATGAACACAACTATATTGAATTTACTGGCGCAACAAAAACATATCGTAAATTTAGAGAAGATATTAGAAGTTATTACAGAAATCACCCAGATATTATTGATGAATTAAAGACAAAAGAAATCTTTAACCCAGGTAATGGATGGGTATCTAAAAATTCTAGTGATCCAAGAGTATCACTTAAGTTTTTAGAAGAATTATTAAATCCATTTATTGAATCAGGTATCTTAACTTTAATGACAGACACAAAATTAATTGGTGCTGAAGCAAGTGAAGATACTGTTTATAATGTTTTATTAAAAAATGACACAGAAGAATTCATCGTAGAAGCTAAATATTTCTTAGATGCGACTGATACAGGGGAATTGTTACCATTAACAAATACGGCATATGTAACAGGTGCAGAGTCATTTGATGAAACAAATGAACCGCATGCAGCAAAAGAAAAAGACCCATATGACATGCAACCAATTACTTGGACTGCAGCTGTTGGATATGATGAAAACAACACAATTGTTATGGAAAAACCAGCATTATATGATTACTTCAAATCATATATCATGCCATTTAATGAATCAATCTTAAGTTGGTATGCAGCAGGTTTAGACCAAGGTTCAAAACGCGAATTCTCTATGTTTGCGGAAGGTCCTTATGAAAACACACCAGATATGTTTAAATATCGTCAAGTGATTGAAAAGAATCATTTCAAACGTGGTGTAAATGCCTCTGTTATGCTAATTAACTGGCCACAAAACGATTATATTCTAGGTAATATTTTTGATGATGAAAATGCCCTTTATCATCAATATAAAGCAAAACAATTAACATTATCATTAGTATATTGGTTATACAGTGAAGCACGTCGTGATGATGGTAAAGGTTTTGGTTATAAAGAAATCTTCTTAGTTCCTGAAGTATTAGGTACTAAAGATGGTTTAGCAATGGCTCCTTATATTAGAGAGTCTCGCCGTATTAAAGCACTTTATACAATTAAAGAGCAAGATATTAACAAACGCTATGCGAAAAAGGCACCTGATTTCAGAGATTCAGTAGGTATTGGTCATTATCATATCGATTTACATATGACAACCAAGACAAAAACATATTTCTTTGATGAAACATATCCGTTCCAAATTCCACTTGGCGCATTAATTCCTCTAAAAACTAAGAATTTAATTGCATCATGTAAAAATATTGGAACAACGCACGTTACAAATGGTTGTTACCGTCTACATCCAGTAGAATGGAATATTGGTGAAAGTGCTGGATATTTAGTGGCATATTGTTTAAAGAACAACGTAACGCCTAAAGAAGTTTATGAAAATGATACTTTATTAAAAGATTATCAAAACTTACTTGAAGCATCAGGTATTCTATTAAAATGGCCAGAAAGTGTATTAGGTGAATTTGAAGAATGA
- a CDS encoding NUDIX hydrolase: protein MVENDHHEIKFPGGGIFENEDEIDTLVREVKEETGYLVKVDTIRPFGIVEEKRLSEKENKIWHQTNIYFICEVYRNKEESNFTEEELELNFREIIIHVDEAIRRNEIYIHSNTINKREYEVLKLIKEKFNL, encoded by the coding sequence ATGGTAGAAAATGATCATCATGAAATTAAGTTTCCTGGTGGTGGAATTTTTGAAAATGAAGATGAAATAGATACTTTAGTTAGAGAAGTTAAAGAAGAAACGGGTTATTTGGTTAAGGTTGATACTATTAGACCATTTGGAATTGTAGAAGAAAAAAGATTATCAGAAAAAGAAAATAAAATTTGGCATCAAACAAATATATATTTTATCTGTGAAGTCTATAGGAATAAGGAAGAAAGTAATTTCACAGAAGAAGAATTAGAACTTAATTTTAGAGAAATCATCATTCATGTTGATGAAGCAATTAGACGTAATGAAATCTATATTCATTCAAACACAATTAATAAAAGAGAGTACGAAGTATTAAAATTAATTAAAGAGAAGTTTAATTTATAG
- a CDS encoding lysylphosphatidylglycerol synthase transmembrane domain-containing protein — MQEQQSNKKIWLNIVMVVVIILAGLTIIGSLHDFELVLEKLKTMKLPYYLGALGLSLVGLVLITLSNLIVQRAINKDLPMKTGFFIQSVEPFFNGITPFSSGAQPFQVYFYRKHHLKPEQATSIVLVVSILYQIACVALSLVGLILFFNQITSSLGLSFIFLMIGIFINAFVLVLLFLMAYVKGFKNLIYKLLMLLSKIKFLKKKMEQLMEKSDKFVHNFQKGVKFLFTKKRVFIGSLSTKFAALFITYLTTILIAKALGATLTTSENFYLVFTSLLAATSMFFVPLPGASGGTEAIFAGMIGAMFESPEIAISLMILWRVATYYFGMLYGFVSYLILQKMKVKEV; from the coding sequence ATGCAAGAACAGCAATCAAATAAAAAAATATGGCTAAATATTGTCATGGTTGTCGTAATAATCCTTGCGGGTCTTACGATTATTGGCAGTCTCCATGATTTTGAACTTGTATTAGAAAAATTAAAAACCATGAAACTACCCTATTACTTAGGTGCTTTAGGTCTGAGTTTAGTCGGATTAGTTTTAATTACATTATCAAACTTGATTGTTCAACGAGCAATCAATAAAGATTTACCAATGAAAACAGGATTTTTCATTCAATCAGTAGAACCTTTCTTTAATGGGATAACACCATTTTCAAGTGGAGCACAACCATTCCAAGTTTATTTTTATAGAAAACATCATCTAAAACCAGAACAAGCAACTTCAATCGTATTAGTTGTATCAATTCTTTATCAAATTGCCTGTGTTGCCTTATCACTGGTGGGATTAATTCTTTTCTTTAATCAAATTACAAGTTCTCTTGGATTAAGTTTTATTTTCTTAATGATTGGAATATTTATTAATGCCTTTGTGTTAGTATTACTTTTCTTAATGGCATATGTAAAAGGCTTTAAAAACTTAATTTATAAGTTATTGATGCTATTATCGAAAATTAAATTCCTAAAAAAGAAAATGGAACAATTAATGGAAAAATCTGATAAATTTGTTCATAACTTCCAAAAAGGTGTGAAATTCTTATTTACCAAAAAACGCGTTTTTATTGGTAGTTTATCAACGAAATTTGCAGCATTATTTATTACTTATTTAACAACGATTTTAATTGCAAAAGCACTAGGTGCTACATTAACTACATCAGAAAATTTCTATTTAGTTTTCACAAGCTTATTAGCTGCAACATCGATGTTCTTTGTCCCATTACCAGGAGCAAGTGGTGGAACAGAAGCTATTTTTGCAGGTATGATTGGTGCAATGTTTGAATCACCTGAAATTGCGATTTCACTCATGATTTTATGGAGAGTTGCCACCTATTACTTTGGTATGTTGTATGGATTTGTTTCTTATTTAATATTACAGAAAATGAAGGTTAAAGAAGTATGA
- a CDS encoding alpha/beta hydrolase family protein: protein MKKTDLILDGVPVTTYEVENGIQKPLIYFFHGFTGNKDANIMGRGEILANLGFYVVAIDAYMHGQRMSELEKKRSNVSKYEDIIEIVMHTANDASRLFDKYFMYEPTVKPDSYHAYGVSMGSLTSFYLATIDEKCKTVVGLVPMPSFVEYYTDKATMYGFNHGFFYERKLAYYEKHDPLLNYPLLKGKNIFMGCGIHDDVVLPKYATKLHELMPETTIKFYETGHVSTPEMLQDSFDFLKKEVL, encoded by the coding sequence ATGAAAAAAACTGATTTAATTTTAGATGGTGTGCCAGTTACAACATATGAAGTTGAAAACGGCATTCAAAAGCCATTAATTTATTTCTTCCATGGCTTTACAGGCAATAAAGATGCTAATATTATGGGACGTGGGGAAATTCTAGCTAATTTAGGATTCTATGTAGTGGCAATTGATGCTTACATGCATGGACAAAGAATGTCTGAATTAGAAAAGAAAAGATCAAATGTAAGTAAATATGAAGATATTATCGAAATCGTGATGCATACAGCAAATGATGCATCACGATTATTCGATAAATATTTTATGTATGAACCAACCGTAAAACCAGATAGTTATCATGCTTATGGTGTTTCTATGGGAAGTTTAACCTCATTTTATTTAGCAACAATTGATGAAAAATGTAAAACAGTTGTAGGATTAGTTCCTATGCCATCATTTGTTGAATATTATACAGATAAAGCAACCATGTATGGTTTCAATCATGGATTCTTCTATGAAAGAAAATTAGCATATTATGAAAAACATGACCCATTATTAAATTATCCTTTATTAAAGGGTAAAAATATCTTTATGGGATGCGGTATTCATGATGATGTAGTCTTACCTAAGTATGCAACTAAACTTCATGAATTAATGCCAGAGACAACAATTAAGTTCTATGAAACAGGACACGTCTCAACGCCTGAAATGTTACAAGATAGTTTCGATTTTTTAAAAAAAGAGGTTCTCTAA
- a CDS encoding alpha/beta hydrolase family protein, producing the protein MEMIHVKKFHIDGIPVSIYELENDAIKPVIFSFHGFTGYKDGDYFKREDELARRGFIVVGLDTILHGERRINLYETLSESTKWKDFNHFIIQSAKDAVEIYEKYIKFMPRVKPNALYSMGVSMGGAISIYLSTIYPLKRAVSIVGTPSMVEFYKYLKDKLNWEEDNYYFKNLVYLEKYDPVINQSKINGKLFLTGGASDDVIPVKFVTMLENHPQVTTKVYQTAHMPNQQQFDEAYEFLLEEEKKHE; encoded by the coding sequence ATGGAAATGATTCACGTTAAGAAATTTCATATTGATGGTATCCCAGTATCCATTTATGAATTAGAAAATGATGCGATTAAACCAGTTATTTTTTCGTTTCATGGTTTTACTGGATATAAAGATGGCGATTACTTTAAAAGAGAAGATGAATTAGCAAGAAGAGGATTTATCGTTGTTGGTTTAGATACGATATTACACGGTGAACGTCGTATTAATCTATATGAAACACTAAGTGAATCAACGAAATGGAAAGACTTCAATCATTTCATTATTCAATCTGCAAAAGATGCAGTTGAAATTTATGAAAAATATATTAAATTTATGCCTCGTGTGAAACCTAATGCACTTTATAGTATGGGGGTTTCAATGGGTGGAGCAATTAGTATTTATTTATCAACAATTTATCCATTAAAACGAGCAGTATCAATCGTTGGTACACCTTCAATGGTTGAGTTTTACAAATATTTGAAAGATAAGTTAAATTGGGAAGAAGATAATTATTACTTTAAAAACTTAGTTTATCTAGAAAAATATGATCCAGTAATCAATCAATCAAAAATCAATGGCAAATTATTCTTAACGGGTGGAGCATCTGATGATGTGATTCCAGTTAAGTTTGTAACAATGTTGGAAAATCATCCGCAAGTTACGACAAAAGTTTATCAAACTGCTCATATGCCAAACCAACAACAGTTTGATGAAGCATACGAATTTTTATTAGAAGAGGAAAAAAAGCATGAATAG
- a CDS encoding helix-turn-helix transcriptional regulator: protein MKNLKLKAARAALDYSQADLAEMVGVSRQTINQIESGEYNPTINLCIAICKVLNKTLDELFWEGNDGRDSSS, encoded by the coding sequence ATGAAGAATCTTAAGTTGAAAGCTGCAAGAGCTGCACTAGATTATTCACAAGCAGACCTAGCAGAAATGGTTGGTGTTTCAAGACAGACCATTAATCAGATTGAAAGTGGAGAATATAATCCTACGATTAATTTATGTATTGCAATATGTAAAGTATTAAATAAAACATTAGATGAACTATTTTGGGAGGGTAATGATGGAAGAGATTCTAGTAGTTAA
- a CDS encoding ABC transporter ATP-binding protein, protein MEEILVVNGLNKTFKLSKKQQKIDKTDNPVKVAVKDLSFKAYKGEIYGLLGPNGAGKTTTLRMISTLIKPDSGDALVDGVSINDDPDLVRSKIGFLTSELKLEDFFTPNYLYDFFSNLHQVDKEVAQKRKEEVFKKFGIDKFAEVKVGDLSTGMKQKISLVISVVHNPNIIIFDEPTNGLDIITAKTVTDFLVDLKNEGKSIILSTHIFSLVEKLCDRVGIIIDGKMVLEGNFSEITKDMTIEERFFELYDKKGEA, encoded by the coding sequence ATGGAAGAGATTCTAGTAGTTAACGGTTTGAATAAAACATTCAAACTATCAAAGAAACAACAAAAAATTGATAAAACTGATAATCCAGTTAAAGTGGCAGTAAAAGATTTATCTTTTAAAGCATATAAGGGTGAGATTTATGGATTACTTGGACCGAATGGCGCAGGTAAAACCACAACTTTACGTATGATTTCTACACTGATTAAACCTGATAGTGGCGATGCATTAGTTGATGGCGTTAGTATCAATGATGATCCAGATTTAGTAAGAAGTAAAATTGGTTTCTTAACTAGCGAATTAAAATTAGAAGATTTCTTTACACCAAACTATTTATATGATTTCTTCTCAAATTTACATCAAGTAGATAAAGAAGTTGCACAAAAGAGAAAAGAAGAAGTATTTAAAAAATTCGGTATTGATAAATTTGCTGAAGTTAAAGTTGGAGATTTATCAACTGGTATGAAACAAAAGATTTCATTAGTAATTTCAGTTGTGCATAATCCAAATATTATTATTTTTGATGAACCAACTAATGGTTTAGATATTATTACAGCTAAAACAGTTACAGACTTTTTAGTAGATTTAAAAAATGAAGGTAAATCTATTATTCTATCAACACATATTTTCTCATTAGTAGAAAAACTATGTGATCGTGTTGGTATTATTATTGATGGAAAGATGGTCTTAGAAGGTAACTTTAGTGAAATCACTAAAGATATGACAATCGAAGAAAGATTCTTTGAACTCTATGACAAGAAAGGTGAAGCATAA
- a CDS encoding N-acetylmannosamine-6-phosphate 2-epimerase → MSFLDIIKDKLIVSCQALENEPLHGSHIMRKMAKAAQEGGAVAIRANSYDDIVAIKEETNLPVIGLIKKDYEGYDVYITPTVDEINTLIKSGCEVIAMDATNRPYPDNVSLKDKVDLIHKAGLLAMADISTYEEAIYAAEIGFDIVSTTLSGYTPYSKKLVGPDVELVARLVKDLKIPVIAEGRINTIEDLLMIKEQKPFSVVVGSAITRPQLIAKRFVDAYNNK, encoded by the coding sequence ATGAGCTTTTTAGATATTATTAAAGATAAATTAATCGTAAGTTGTCAAGCACTCGAAAATGAACCACTTCATGGTTCTCACATCATGAGAAAAATGGCGAAAGCTGCTCAAGAAGGTGGCGCTGTAGCAATTAGAGCAAACAGTTACGATGATATTGTCGCAATTAAAGAAGAAACAAATTTACCAGTTATTGGTTTAATTAAAAAAGATTATGAAGGATATGATGTTTATATCACTCCAACAGTTGATGAAATTAATACATTAATCAAATCAGGTTGTGAAGTGATTGCAATGGATGCGACAAACCGTCCTTATCCAGACAACGTATCTTTAAAAGATAAAGTTGACTTAATTCATAAAGCAGGATTACTTGCAATGGCTGATATCTCAACTTATGAAGAAGCTATTTATGCAGCAGAAATTGGTTTTGATATTGTATCTACAACATTATCTGGATATACACCATATTCTAAAAAGTTAGTTGGACCAGATGTTGAATTAGTTGCTAGATTAGTTAAAGATTTAAAAATTCCAGTGATTGCAGAAGGAAGAATTAATACAATCGAAGATTTATTAATGATTAAAGAACAAAAACCTTTCTCAGTTGTTGTAGGTAGTGCAATTACAAGACCTCAATTAATCGCTAAAAGATTCGTTGACGCATACAATAATAAATAA
- the argS gene encoding arginine--tRNA ligase — protein MINEIKIQIKSLLEQELNTTGAVVETPKRGDADLAVPLFGFVKSLGLSITEVADKALAILSKHPLFDHGVFVGGFLNIYLKRTDLAYHILSEINEKNGSYGTKEANGKTVLIDYSSPNIAKSFSVGHLRSTVIGNSLKLIYQKNGYNVVGINHLGDWGTQFGKMIVAYKKWGNKEILEKNPIAELQKLYVKFHDEEANDPTLEQQGRDAFLKLEQNDPEYTQLWQYFRDESLKEFMDMYDLLGVTFDSFNGEAFYNDKMDRVVVELEEKGLLKEDQGALVVHVGENQPPVLIKRTDGATLYATRDLAALLYRKDTYNFDKVLYVVGNEQKLHFDSLKKVTDLMGYNFDIVHVNFGLVLQDGKKMSTRSGKFTKLMDVIDQAVSDAKNAIEQKNPELKNKDEVAKAVGVGAVIFNDLKNERHLDIDFNLENMVKFEGQTGPYLQYSIVRIYSILRQTQFDLTKVNKELYKEDVYFNLIKVLDQFPQTIERACQENTPSTIARYLLQLSQEFNSFYAKVKVNVEDEVIRNTNLLLVRSILNVLVEGLRLLGIKHLEEM, from the coding sequence ATGATTAATGAAATTAAAATACAAATAAAAAGTTTATTAGAACAAGAATTAAATACAACAGGTGCTGTTGTAGAAACCCCAAAAAGAGGAGATGCTGATTTAGCAGTTCCTTTATTTGGCTTTGTGAAATCACTAGGATTAAGTATTACTGAAGTTGCTGATAAAGCATTAGCAATCTTAAGCAAACATCCATTATTTGACCATGGAGTTTTTGTAGGTGGTTTTTTAAATATCTATTTAAAGAGAACTGATTTAGCTTATCACATTTTAAGTGAAATCAATGAGAAAAATGGTTCTTATGGAACAAAAGAAGCCAATGGAAAAACAGTTTTAATTGACTATTCATCACCAAATATTGCAAAAAGTTTCTCAGTAGGTCATTTACGTTCAACAGTTATTGGTAATTCTTTAAAGTTAATTTACCAAAAGAACGGATATAATGTTGTAGGTATTAATCACTTAGGTGACTGGGGTACTCAATTTGGTAAGATGATTGTTGCTTATAAAAAGTGGGGTAACAAAGAAATCTTAGAAAAAAATCCAATTGCTGAATTACAAAAATTATATGTGAAATTCCATGATGAAGAAGCAAATGATCCAACACTTGAACAACAAGGTCGTGATGCATTCTTAAAATTAGAACAAAATGATCCAGAATACACTCAATTATGGCAATACTTCCGTGATGAATCTTTAAAAGAATTCATGGATATGTATGATTTATTAGGTGTTACATTTGATTCATTCAATGGTGAGGCATTCTATAACGATAAAATGGATCGTGTAGTTGTTGAATTAGAAGAAAAAGGCTTATTAAAAGAAGACCAAGGTGCTTTAGTTGTTCATGTTGGTGAAAATCAACCACCTGTATTAATTAAACGTACAGATGGTGCAACACTTTATGCAACAAGAGACTTAGCTGCTTTATTATATAGAAAAGACACTTACAACTTTGATAAAGTATTATATGTTGTAGGTAATGAACAAAAACTACATTTTGATTCATTAAAGAAAGTTACAGACTTAATGGGGTATAACTTCGATATTGTCCATGTAAACTTTGGATTAGTTTTACAAGATGGTAAGAAGATGTCTACACGTAGTGGCAAATTCACTAAGTTAATGGATGTTATTGACCAAGCTGTTAGTGATGCAAAAAATGCGATCGAACAAAAGAATCCGGAATTAAAGAATAAAGATGAAGTTGCTAAAGCCGTTGGGGTTGGTGCTGTTATCTTTAATGACTTAAAGAATGAAAGACATTTAGATATCGACTTTAACTTGGAAAACATGGTTAAATTTGAAGGTCAAACTGGTCCATACTTACAATATTCAATTGTAAGAATTTATTCAATCTTAAGACAAACTCAATTTGATTTAACAAAAGTTAATAAAGAACTTTATAAAGAAGATGTTTATTTCAATCTAATTAAAGTATTAGATCAATTCCCGCAAACAATTGAAAGAGCATGTCAAGAAAATACGCCGTCAACAATTGCTAGATACTTATTACAACTATCACAAGAATTCAATTCATTCTATGCAAAAGTGAAAGTTAATGTAGAAGATGAGGTCATCAGAAATACAAACTTATTACTAGTACGCTCAATCTTAAATGTTTTAGTGGAAGGTTTAAGACTGTTAGGAATTAAACATCTAGAAGAGATGTAA